A single region of the Triticum dicoccoides isolate Atlit2015 ecotype Zavitan chromosome 2B, WEW_v2.0, whole genome shotgun sequence genome encodes:
- the LOC119368077 gene encoding serine/arginine repetitive matrix protein 1-like: MLRPRAPASAAHFVAAKLAAQGISAHQVDPRLPQPPPAPPPRRRFLRRLRRRQARCPRNQHPSGRPRLPQPPPAPPLRRRFLRPRAPCPRPSRHPSPRHQVRAARGWGSPKRPPPSTAPEGGDRLVEERKPPAEIPWYETGEMDESYRQLLRHTHKDGDTLVLEIQGEVVRYGQEADAEKKDGEEAAARAAPGQNGGGVRKGKGKRKVGRPALKARVLDSPPHWQKGRKEKKGGEHGGKKIKLKEEKKIKVEELKIVLRRSSIVCAIPLRIGRRVRERRTEEKMVLRRSRRRRMRRTRRCQ; this comes from the exons ATGCTGCGGCCACGCGCTCCGGCTTCCGCCGCCCACTTCGTCGCCGCCAAGCTCGCCGCCCAAGGAATCAGCGCCCATCAGGTCGATCCCCGACTACCTCAGCCGCCTCCAGCTCCTCCACCCCGACGGCGATTCCTCCGCCGACTTCGTCGCCGCCAAGCTCGCTGCCCAAGGAATCAGCACCCATCAGGTCGACCCCGACTACCTCAGCCGCCTCCAGCACCTCCACTCCGGCGGCGATTCCTCCGCCCTCGAGCACCCTGCCCGCGGCCGTCCCGGCACCCCTCCCCACGCCATCAAGTGCGAGCAGCCCGAGGATGGGGAAGCCCGAAGCGCCCCCCTCCCTCCACAGCCCCAGAAGGAGGCGACCGCCTGGTGGAGGAGAGGAAACCCCCCGCCGAGATCCCTTGGTACGAAACAGGGGAAATGGATGAGAGCTACCGTCAACTATTGCGGCACACGCACAAGGACGGTGACACTCTAGTGCTCGAGATACAGGGCGAGGTTGTGCGCTACGGGCAGGAAGCTGATGCAGAGAAGAAGGATGGGGAGGAAGCGGCTGCCCGTGCTGCTCCGGGGCAGAACGGTGGCGGCGTtaggaaggggaaggggaagaggaAGGTGGGCAGGCCTGCGCTGAAGGCTCGTGTGCTTGATTCCCCTCCGCATTGGCAAAAG GGTCGGAAGGAGAAGAAAGGAGGGGAACATGGTGGCAAGAAGATCAAGCTGAAGGAGGAAAAGAAGATCAAGGTGGAGGAGTTAAAAATCGTGCTAAGAAGATCAAGTATCGTGTGCGCGATTCCCCTGCGCATCGGCAGAAG AGTAAGGGAGAGAAGGACGGAGGAGAAAATGGTGCTGAGAAgatcaaggaggaggaggatgaggaggacgagAAGGTGCCAGTGA